The Elusimicrobiota bacterium genome segment CAGGGATTTCTTTCGGGGGCAGGGAAAGCTCGGCAGCGCTTTGTAAAACCCTTCCAGAAAGGAGCCTCGTCTCAAGTCGTAGCTGGCCCGCCGGTTGTTGGAACACAGCTGAAGCTGCCCGTACGCATCGATGTGGAATTTGTAGCGTCCCCCCTGACAGGGGAAGTCATCGGGGTATGTGGCGTGGCCGTCACGCTCCCGCTCCGCCCAGAGCTGAGGGTCCTGACGCTCGATGGCCGCCAGGTCTTTGTCGGACAACTGGAATCGCAGAGGGGCTCCACTGCCGGTCAGATCATCGAGCAGGTGTTCTCCAAACTGAAAAGACACGCCGGGACCGAAGTCGTCCACATAACGTTTGATCGCCAAAATCTCGTCCCGGTTCAGCGTCGTCCCCACTGTTTTCAACGTCACCGGGATCTGCCGTTCCATCAAAAGCCGAACCGCCTCCACATTCAGGGGACGTAGTTGCAACTTTGCACAAACAGCATCAGAGATCGCATGAAGGCTGATTTCCACCCGCACGGGAGGCATCCTGGCCCATTGATCGGCGATCTCGCGCGTGATGAGCGTTCCATTGGAGAAAACCGTAATGAGAAATCCAAAACGGTGAGCGGTTTCATAAATCTCCATGAAATCAGGCCGGCACAGCGGCTCCCCGCCGGTGAACGTGACTTCCAGGCAACCCGCGGCCTGGATCTCATGGAGAATGCGAAGGATGTCAGCGGTAGGAAGCTCCTGACGGATCCGCTCCGGCGTATTGAAACAATCCGTATAGCACATGGCACACGTCAGATTGCACCGGCAGGTGAGTTCCCACTGGCCGACCAAAGGAGCGCGACCCTGGAGAGAACGGGCCAAGACTTGATCGCCGAAAACCTGCGATGAGCGGGTCGGGAAAGCGGGGATGGCCATGCCGTTATCGTAGGACGTCAGGGGACGTAGTTGCAACTTTGCATATTGAGTCTTTCCTTAAGCTCAAACCGATGGGCCAGGCGCTGACCTCGTTCAAATGCCCTGCTGGCGGTGCTCGTTGATAGAACGAGTTGCTTCCCCATCCCGGTGACAGATTGCTTAAACCAGACTACTCCGGCATATACCGCCATGGCCTTCGCATCTGACAGCGCGCGCCGCTGACCCGTTTCGGAAAAGTAATGGGGGTCTTCTCCGGTCAGATCGGCAATAAGATCCAATACCTTTTCAAAATTGATTGATTTTGGAATGGGCGTTTCATCACAACCGTCTTTCGCCTTGCGCAGGGTTTCTTCCACAAAAGCACTGTCCCCCAGCAAACGTAGGTCGTACGCGTAGGCTTCACCGCTTCTGATGGCCTGCAGAGCAGGACCTCCCCCTCCCCAACTACGAATAAGTCCGCCTCCTTCTAACTGGTCCTGTCGTTTCTGACTCCAAGCCTCCATTACAAATAATTCGTAGTTTGCCCGCGCCTGGCGCAAAGTCGGGCCAAAACGTTCAAGAACTTTCCCGGC includes the following:
- a CDS encoding transposase yields the protein MPRLPRIDFPGLFHHVIARGIEKRSIFRSNRDYSEFADRLGRILQETKTLCYAWALMPNHLHLLLQTASTRISRVMQKLLTGYAVSFNLRYQRAGHLFQNRYKDIICQEDPYFLELIRYIALNPVRAGIVRSPSELAVYPWTSHSALMGTLDRPWQVAGKVLERFGPTLRQARANYELFVMEAWSQKRQDQLEGGGLIRSWGGGGPALQAIRSGEAYAYDLRLLGDSAFVEETLRKAKDGCDETPIPKSINFEKVLDLIADLTGEDPHYFSETGQRRALSDAKAMAVYAGVVWFKQSVTGMGKQLVLSTSTASRAFERGQRLAHRFELKERLNMQSCNYVP